A stretch of Saccharomyces cerevisiae S288C chromosome IV, complete sequence DNA encodes these proteins:
- a CDS encoding aldo-keto reductase superfamily protein (NADPH-dependent alpha-keto amide reductase; reduces aromatic alpha-keto amides, aliphatic alpha-keto esters, and aromatic alpha-keto esters; member of the aldo-keto reductase (AKR) family; protein abundance increases in response to DNA replication stress) → MSFHQQFFTLNNGNKIPAIAIIGTGTRWYKNEETDATFSNSLVEQIVYALKLPGIIHIDAAEIYRTYPEVGKALSLTEKPRNAIFLTDKYSPQIKMSDSPADGLDLALKKMGTDYVDLYLLHSPFVSKEVNGLSLEEAWKDMEQLYKSGKAKNIGVSNFAVEDLQRILKVAEVKPQVNQIEFSPFLQNQTPGIYKFCQEHDILVEAYSPLGPLQKKTAQDDSQPFFEYVKELSEKYIKSEAQIILRWVTKRGVLPVTTSSKPQRISDAQNLFSFDLTAEEVDKITELGLEHEPLRLYWNKLYGKYNYAAQKV, encoded by the coding sequence ATGTCATTTCACCAACAGTTCTTTACCTTGAATAATGGAAATAAAATCCCCGCAATCGCCATCATTGGGACAGGTACTAGATGGTATAAAAACGAAGAAACGGATGCTACCTTTTCGAACAGTTTGGTCGAACAGATTGTTTATGCTCTGAAGTTACCTGGCATTATTCACATTGATGCTGCTGAGATCTACAGAACATATCCAGAAGTTGGGAAGGCACTTAGCCTCACCGAAAAACCAAGAAATGCAATATTCTTGACAGACAAGTACTCACCTCAAATCAAGATGTCAGATTCCCCAGCGGATGGACTAGATTTagctttgaagaagatgggCACTGACTATGTCGATCTATACCTTTTGCATAGCCCATTTGTTTCCAAAGAGGTCAACGGGTTAAGTTTGGAGGAAGCCTGGAAGGACATGGAGCAATTGTACAAATCAGGTAAAGCTAAAAATATCGGTGTTTCCAACTTTGCTGTGGAAGACTTGCAAAGAATTCTGAAAGTTGCGGAAGTCAAGCCCCAAGTTAATCAAATTGAGTTCAGTCCCTTCTTGCAGAATCAAACACCAGGGATCTACAAATTTTGCCAAGAACATGATATATTGGTAGAAGCATACTCGCCACTAGGTCCcttacaaaagaaaacagcACAAGATGACTCTCAACCGTTTTTCGAATACGTGAAAGAGTTATCCGAGAAATATATCAAATCTGAAGCCCAAATTATCCTACGTTGGGTGACCAAACGTGGCGTGTTGCCTGTAACCACCTCTTCCAAACCTCAAAGAATTTCTGACGCGCAAAATTTATTCTCTTTCGACTTGACGGCTGAGGAAGTCGATAAGATAACGGAGTTGGGCTTGGAACATGAACCGCTAAGATTGTATTGGAATAAATTGTACGGTAAATACAACTACGCTGCtcaaaaagtataa
- the SNA4 gene encoding Sna4p (hypothetical protein; localized to the vacuolar outer membrane; predicted to be palmitoylated), translated as MCCYCVCCTVSDFILYIVAFFFPPAAVLLRSGPCSSDFLLNVLLTLLGFLPGMLHAFYYITITSPLRNAEYVYYYQQGWVDSERNVPSNRPQNSQTPQNRPQQGSSARNVYPSVETPLLQGAAPHDNKQSLVESPPPYVP; from the coding sequence ATGTGTTGCTACTGTGTTTGTTGTACCGTTTCTGACTTTATACTGTATATTGTTGCGTTTTTTTTCCCCCCAGCTGCAGTCCTTCTTCGATCTGGGCCTTGTTCATCTGATTTCCTCCTGAATGTATTGCTAACGCTACTGGGATTTTTGCCCGGTATGTTACACGCATTCTACTACATCACAATTACAAGTCCTTTAAGGAACGCTGAATACGTCTATTATTACCAGCAAGGCTGGGTGGATAGCGAAAGAAACGTTCCTTCGAATCGTCCTCAAAACTCGCAGACCCCCCAAAACCGCCCACAACAAGGAAGCTCCGCTAGAAACGTATACCCGAGCGTTGAAACTCCTCTGTTACAAGGCGCAGCTCCCCATGACAACAAACAGTCTCTGGTTGAGTCTCCTCCTCCTTATGTGCCATGA
- the UBP1 gene encoding ubiquitin-specific protease UBP1 (Ubiquitin-specific protease; removes ubiquitin from ubiquitinated proteins; cleaves at the C terminus of ubiquitin fusions irrespective of their size; capable of cleaving polyubiquitin chains), with the protein MDLFIESKINSLLQFLFGSRQDFLRNFKTWSNNNNNLSIYLLIFGIVVFFYKKPDHLNYIVESVSEMTTNFRNNNSLSRWLPRSKFTHLDEEILKRGGFIAGLVNDGNTCFMNSVLQSLASSRELMEFLDNNVIRTYEEIEQNEHNEEGNGQESAQDEATHKKNTRKGGKVYGKHKKKLNRKSSSKEDEEKSQEPDITFSVALRDLLSALNAKYYRDKPYFKTNSLLKAMSKSPRKNILLGYDQEDAQEFFQNILAELESNVKSLNTEKLDTTPVAKSELPDDALVGQLNLGEVGTVYIPTEQIDPNSILHDKSIQNFTPFKLMTPLDGITAERIGCLQCGENGGIRYSVFSGLSLNLPNENIGSTLKLSQLLSDWSKPEIIEGVECNRCALTAAHSHLFGQLKEFEKKPEGSIPEKLINAVKDRVHQIEEVLAKPVIDDEDYKKLHTANMVRKCSKSKQILISRPPPLLSIHINRSVFDPRTYMIRKNNSKVLFKSRLNLAPWCCDINEINLDARLPMSKKEKAAQQDSSEDENIGGEYYTKLHERFEQEFEDSEEEKEYDDAEGNYASHYNHTKDISNYDPLNGEVDGVTSDDEDEYIEETDALGNTIKKRIIEHSDVENENVKDNEELQEIDNVSLDEPKINVEDQLETSSDEEDVIPAPPINYARSFSTVPATPLTYSLRSVIVHYGTHNYGHYIAFRKYRGCWWRISDETVYVVDEAEVLSTPGVFMLFYEYDFDEETGKMKDDLEAIQSNNEEDDEKEQEQKGVQEPKESQEQGEGEEQEEGQEQMKFERTEDHRDISGKDVN; encoded by the coding sequence atGGATTTGTTTATTGAAAGCAAGATAAACAGTTTATtacaatttttatttggTTCCCGACAGgattttttgagaaattttaaaacttggagtaacaacaataacaatcTATCgatttatttattaatttttggCATAgtagtatttttttataaaaaacCAGACCATCTAAACTACATTGTTGAGAGCGTTAGTGAAATGACAACAAACTTcagaaataataatagcCTTAGCCGTTGGTTGCCCAGAAGTAAGTTTACCCACTTAGACGAAGAGATCTTGAAAAGAGGTGGTTTCATTGCTGGTTTAGTTAATGATGGTAACACTTGTTTTATGAACTCTGTTTTGCAATCATTGGCATCATCCAGAGAATTAATGGAGTTCTTGGACAATAATGTCATAAGGACCTATGAGGAGATAGAACAAAATGAACACAATGAAGAAGGAAACGGGCAAGAATCTGCTCAAGATGAAGCCACTCATAAGAAAAACACTCGTAAGGGTGGCAAAGTTTATGGTAAGCataagaagaaattgaataGGAAGTCAAGTTCGaaagaagacgaagaaaagaGCCAGGAGCCAGATATCACTTTCAGTGTCGCCTTAAGGGATCTACTTTCTGCCTTAAATGCGAAGTATTATCGGGATAAACCCTATTTCAAAACCAATAGTTTATTGAAAGCAATGTCCAAAtctccaagaaaaaatattcttcttggCTACGACCAAGAGGACGCGCAAGAATTCTTCCAGAACATACTAGCCGAGTTGGAAAGTAACGTTAAATCATTGAATACTGAAAAACTAGATACCACTCCAGTTGCGAAATCAGAATTACCCGATGATGCTTTAGTAGGTCAACTTAACCTTGGTGAAGTTGGCACTGTTTACATTCCAACTGAACAGATTGATCCTAACTCTATACTACATGACAAGtccattcaaaatttcacaCCTTTCAAACTAATGACTCCTTTAGATGGTATCACGGCAGAAAGAATTGGTTGTTTACAGTGTGGTGAGAACGGTGGCATAAGATATTCCGTATTTTCGGGATTAAGCTTAAATTTACCGAACGAGAATATTGGTTCCACTTTAAAATTATCTCAGTTATTAAGCGACTGGAGTAAACCTGAAATCATCGAAGGCGTAGAATGTAACCGTTGTGCCCTCACAGCAGCGCACTCTCATTTATTTGGTCAgttgaaagaatttgaaaaaaaacctgAGGGTTCGATCCCAGAAAAGTTAATTAACGCTGTAAAAGATAGGGTCCATCAAATCGAAGAAGTTCTTGCCAAACCAGTTATTGACGATGAAGATTATAAGAAGTTGCATACAGCAAATATGGTACGTAAATGCTCTAAATCTAAGCAGATTTTAATATCAAGACCTCCACCATTATTATCCATTCATATCAACAGATCCGTATTTGATCCAAGAACGTACATgattagaaaaaataactCGAAAGTATTGTTTAAGTCAAGGTTGAATCTTGCCCCATGGTGTTGTGATATTAATGAAATCAATTTGGATGCTCGTTTGCCAATGtcaaaaaaggaaaaagctGCGCAACAAGATTCAagtgaagatgaaaacattGGCGGTGAATACTATACGAAATTACATGAACGCTTCGAGCAGGAATTTGAAGACAGcgaggaagaaaaagaatacgaTGACGCAGAGGGGAACTATGCGTCTCATTACAATCATACCAAGGATATCAGTAACTATGATCCCCTAAACGGTGAAGTCGATGGCGTGACAtccgatgatgaagatgagtACATTGAAGAAACCGATGCTTTAGGGAAtacaatcaaaaaaaggatcATAGAACATTCTGATGTTGAAAACGAGAATGTaaaagataatgaagaacTGCAAGAAATCGACAATGTGAGCCTTGACGAACCAAAGATCAATGTTGAAGATCAACTAGAAACATCATCTGATGAGGAAGATGTTATACCAGCTCCACCTATCAATTATGCTAGGTCATTTTCCACAGTTCCAGCCACTCCATTGACATATTCATTGCGCTCTGTCATTGTTCACTACGGTACCCATAATTATGGTCATTACATTGCATTTAGAAAATACAGGGGTTGTTGGTGGAGAATATCTGATGAGACTGTGTACGTTGTGGACGAAGCTGAAGTCCTTTCAACACCCGGTGTATTTATGTTATTTTACGAATATGactttgatgaagaaactgGGAAGATGAAGGATGATTTGGAAGCTATTCAGAgtaataatgaagaagatgatgaaaaagagcAGGAGCAAAAAGGAGTCCAGGAGCCAAAGGAAAGCCAAGAGCAAGGAGAAGGTGAAGAGCAAGAGGAAGGTCAAGAGCAGATGAAGTTCGAGAGAACAGAAGACCATAGAGATATTTCTGGTAAAGATGTAAACTAA
- the EXP1 gene encoding Exp1p (A cargo receptor protein for Pma1p; works with Psg1p to promote the transport and maturation of Pma1p; localizes to the ER and COPII vesicles; a non-essential protein): protein MNLYGYFLLLIIVIAFIALLPLFSGIGTFKLTKPKSSATAQSATGKLGKREYLKKKLDHTNVLKFDLKDTEESLGHDSASASSASRKFEIDSKTGLKRRVIGQYNKDPNDFDFDIDDLINEDELDERREEEKKLKKYNGKKNEAYEGFV, encoded by the coding sequence ATGAATCTATACGgttattttttacttctCATTATTGTGATTGCTTTCATTGCATTGTTGCCATTGTTTTCTGGCATCGGTACATTCAAACTAACAAAACCGAAATCGTCTGCAACAGCACAGTCAGCGACTGGTAAGCTTGGTAAGAGggaatatttgaaaaaaaaacttgatCATACCAATGTATTAAAGTTTGATCTGAAGGACACGGAGGAAAGCCTTGGCCATGACAGTGCAAGTGCCTCTTCCGCTTccagaaaatttgaaatagaCTCAAAGACAGGCCTTAAAAGACGTGTAATTGGACAGTACAACAAAGATCCAAATGATTTCGATTTCGATATTGATGACCTAATTAACGAAGATGAACTAGATGAACGgagagaagaagagaaaaagttgaagaagTACAATggtaagaaaaatgaagcTTACGAAGGATTTGTATAA
- the YFH1 gene encoding ferroxidase (Mitochondrial matrix iron chaperone; oxidizes and stores iron; interacts with Isu1p to promote Fe-S cluster assembly; mutation results in multiple Fe/S-dependent enzyme deficiencies; human frataxin homolog FXN is mutated in Friedrich's ataxia; human FTL gene can complement yeast yfh1 null mutant), with amino-acid sequence MIKRSLASLVRVSSVMGRRYMIAAAGGERARFCPAVTNKKNHTVNTFQKRFVESSTDGQVVPQEVLNLPLEKYHEEADDYLDHLLDSLEELSEAHPDCIPDVELSHGVMTLEIPAFGTYVINKQPPNKQIWLASPLSGPNRFDLLNGEWVSLRNGTKLTDILTEEVEKAISKSQ; translated from the coding sequence ATGATTAAGCGGTCTCTCGCAAGTTTAGTTCGAGTCAGCTCTGTAATGGGCAGAAGATATATGATAGCAGCGGCAGGAGGAGAACGTGCCAGATTTTGTCCAGCTGTaacaaataaaaagaatcaTACTGTAAATACTTTTCAGAAGAGATTTGTAGAATCCTCGACAGATGGTCAAGTTGTGCCTCAAGAAGTGTTAAACTTACCGCTTGAAAAATACCATGAAGAGGCAGATGACTACCTAGACCATTTACTAGATAGCTTAGAAGAACTGAGTGAGGCTCATCCGGATTGTATACCTGATGTAGAGCTAAGCCATGGCGTAATGACATTGGAAATTCCAGCTTTTGGAACGTATGTAATAAACAAACAGCCTCCAAATAAGCAAATTTGGTTGGCATCACCATTGTCCGGGCCTAACAGATTTGACCTTCTCAATGGGGAGTGGGTTTCGTTAAGAAATGGCACAAAGCTAACAGATATACTTACTGAAGAAGTTGAGAAGGCCATTTCTAAAAGCCAATAA
- the HEM25 gene encoding Hem25p (Mitochondrial glycine transporter; required for the transport of glycine into mitochondria for initiation of heme biosynthesis, with YMC1 acting as a secondary transporter; homolog of human SLC25A38, a mitochondrial glycine transporter associated with nonsyndromic autosomal recessive congenital sideroblastic anemia; human SLC25A38 can complement the heme deficiency associated with the null mutant; GFP-fusion protein is induced in response to the DNA-damaging agent MMS) — translation MTEQATKPRNSSHLIGGFFGGLTSAVALQPLDLLKTRIQQDKKATLWKNLKEIDSPLQLWRGTLPSALRTSIGSALYLSCLNLMRSSLAKRRNAVPSLTNDSNIVYNKSSSLPRLTMYENLLTGAFARGLVGYITMPITVIKVRYESTLYNYSSLKEAITHIYTKEGLFGFFRGFGATCLRDAPYAGLYVLLYEKSKQLLPMVLPSRFIHYNPEGGFTTYTSTTVNTTSAVLSASLATTVTAPFDTIKTRMQLEPSKFTNSFNTFTSIVKNENVLKLFSGLSMRLARKAFSAGIAWGIYEELVKRFM, via the coding sequence ATGACTGAGCAAGCAACTAAGCCAAGAAATTCATCGCATTTGATCGGGGGCTTTTTCGGTGGGCTAACATCTGCTGTTGCGTTGCAACCTTTAGACCTTTTGAAGACGAGAATCCAGCAAGACAAGAAAGCTACATtatggaaaaatttgaaagagaTAGACAGCCCTCTACAGCTATGGAGAGGTACATTACCTTCAGCATTACGAACATCAATAGGCAGCGCCTTATATTTATCATGTTTGAACCTTATGCGCTCATCTTTGGCAAAGAGGAGGAATGCTGTGCCTTCATTAACAAACGATTCAAACATTGTATATAACAAGAGCAGTAGCTTACCACGATTAACGATGTATGAAAATTTACTAACAGGTGCATTTGCAAGAGGTTTGGTAGGTTATATAACCATGCCTATCACCGTCATTAAAGTCCGTTATGAGTCTACTCTGTACAATTACTCCAGTTTAAAGGAGGCAATTACCCATATATATACTAAGGAAGGactttttggatttttcaGAGGGTTTGGAGCTACTTGTTTAAGAGACGCTCCCTATGCAGGTTTGTATGTGCTGCTATATGAAAAATCGAAACAATTACTGCCCATGGTATTACCTTCTAGGTTTATACATTACAATCCTGAGGGAGGATTTACTACTTATACCTCTACAACAGTAAATACAACAAGCGCCGTACTATCCGCCAGTTTAGCCACCACAGTAACGGCACCGTTCGACACCATAAAAACGAGAATGCAATTGGAACCATCAAAATTTACCAACTCCTTCAATACATTTACATCTATAgttaaaaatgaaaatgtgCTGAAGTTATTTAGCGGGTTAAGCATGAGGCTGGCAAGAAAGGCCTTCAGTGCAGGTATTGCGTGGGGTATATATGAGGAGTTGGTCAAAAGATTCATGTAA
- the CYK3 gene encoding Cyk3p (SH3-domain protein located in the bud neck and cytokinetic actin ring; relocalizes from bud neck to nucleus upon DNA replication stress; activates the chitin synthase activity of Chs2p during cytokinesis; suppressor of growth and cytokinesis defects of chs2 phospho-mutants) codes for MATNLTSLKPPFKVKARYGWSGQTKGDLGFLEGDIMEVTRIAGSWFYGKLLRNKKCSGYFPHNFVILLEERLNSSTENGRQPSKIVESFEKSNKVVIPPVPSRYSDERPRPKKKLSSSMPNSPKKPVDSLTKARKAKSKEMVNEKNIYNTQSSRHHNNSAPNLPLASHSKPQVRNFEESMNNPLPPLPPLPDLDNMRKTDKRAPKKSYSANDLHMARSSREYNYYKDNQKFYDGFIPEKRYSLEEDSISSGLFSNSQYLNDSACSSENSFALMSDFSATSAGSFARHKYAQSFSDSLQRSQNANGCSTKINDSQEFGDSNASSRNGKMGDILRKIIIPKRNTNIYSSSVSSPKSPKAYPKLPDIQNLNLSATPDEARDWIAVKCHLNRARTLTKYDKHPRYMRALEENRDLILHPQDSIYNGLNTNEVKGNTKPGLVDVELAELNIEYIDKMTWKRCIRDGTMTLDSWAQTTFSARYSTVLEKLRGIYIFCTEMFALTDDNGTSDFSAEPQNLEKILYRKHCTPYELTWLFKKLANSLGITCEIVIGFLKTPSAINWEFKYNHCWLRILVNKEWRFIDVILGNVTNPIHEFVNNRKIKKAENSYFLMAPLEMIYTHIPPREFEQHIVPSIDQLSALYLPLVFPSFFKNELKLYKFSTALSFLEDSEIYECSLEIPNDVEVFASVVIPTDNEEASSAYRNMELALTQIKKQKAESGRRIALIKAVLPPNVNKGSLYIHSGVRGTQTSIANIHPLSMMVPLTHKGSNMKYEFVIKIPSESIQKIELYIVEPQSRYLFVGNEYSFEVIQSPSDGIVYSSDEGPNQNRKQPMAIKSPSGRVHELVKSDPHFPYGTWKGSIKIKEPGVWSALVIADSGIGWSVFAEWLCV; via the coding sequence ATGGCCACTAACTTAACATCTTTGAAGCCACCATTTAAGGTGAAGGCCAGGTATGGTTGGTCGGGCCAAACTAAAGGCGACTTAGGCTTTCTGGAGGGAGATATTATGGAAGTCACAAGGATTGCCGGTTCTTGGTTCTACGGCAAGTTAttgagaaacaaaaaatgttcTGGGTATTTTCCTCATAACTTCGTCATACTATTAGAGGAGAGATTAAATTCGAGCACTGAAAATGGTAGGCAACCTTCAAAAATAGtagaaagttttgaaaaatcaaataaagTTGTTATTCCACCAGTACCATCAAGGTATTCTGACGAGAGGCCAAGGCCTAAAAAGAAGctatcttcatcaatgCCCAATTCACCCAAGAAGCCGGTAGATTCTTTGACAAAGGCTAGAAAggcaaaatcaaaagaaatggtaaatgaaaaaaatatctataATACCCAATCCTCTCGACATCATAATAACTCAGCTCCAAATTTACCTTTGGCTAGCCATAGTAAGCCTCAAGTACGAAATTTCGAGGAGTCCATGAACAATCCGTTACCACCTCTACCGCCACTACCAGATTTGGACAATATGAGAAAGACAGATAAAAGGGCACCAAAGAAATCATATTCTGCAAACGATTTACATATGGCACGTTCTTCAAGAGAATATAACTATTACAAAGACAACCAGAAATTCTATGATGGGTTTATCCCAGAAAAGAGATATTCTTTAGAAGAGGACTCTATTTCATCAGGCCTGTTTTCAAACTCTCAGTACTTAAATGATTCTGCTTGTAGTAGTGAGAACAGTTTTGCCTTAATGAGTGATTTTAGTGCCACGAGCGCGGGAAGTTTCGCCAGACATAAATATGCACAATCGTTTTCCGATTCATTGCAAAGATCACAGAATGCAAATGGCTGCTCTACAAAGATAAATGATTCACAGGAGTTTGGTGATTCCAATGCTAGTTCgagaaatggaaaaatggGTGATATCCTTAGGAAAATAATTATTCCAAAGAGGAATACAAATATTTACTCCAGTTCAGTATCCTCACCAAAGTCACCAAAAGCATATCCTAAACTACCAGATATTCAGAATTTAAACTTGTCTGCAACACCCGATGAAGCTCGCGATTGGATTGCGGTAAAATGTCACTTGAACAGAGCAAGGACTCTTACCAAATATGACAAACATCCGAGGTATATGAGAGCTCTCGAAGAAAATCGCGACTTGATCTTACATCCTCAAGATTCGATTTATAACGGGCTAAATACCAATGAAGTCAAAGGTAATACAAAGCCCGGTTTGGTCGATGTGGAACTGGCCGAATTAAACATAGAATACATTGATAAGATGACTTGGAAACGGTGTATTAGAGACGGAACTATGACATTAGACAGTTGGGCTCAAACAACTTTTTCAGCAAGATACTCAACTGTTCTGGAAAAGTTAAGAGGCATATACATTTTTTGCACAGAGATGTTTGCTCTGACTGATGATAATGGAACGTCAGATTTTTCTGCGGAACCCCAAAATTTAGAGAAAATACTATACAGAAAGCATTGTACGCCATATGAATTGACATGgcttttcaagaaattagCAAACTCATTGGGAATCACTTGTGAAATTGTTATAGGTTTCCTGAAAACACCGAGTGCTATAAATTGGGAGTTTAAGTATAACCACTGCTGGTTGAGAATACTGGTTAACAAAGAATGGAGATTTATTGACGTTATTTTAGGAAATGTAACCAACCCAATTCATGAATTTGTAAATAACAGAAAGATCAAGAAAGCAGAAAATAGCTACTTTTTGATGGCACCATTAGAAATGATATACACACATATACCGCCTAGGGAATTTGAGCAGCATATTGTTCCTAGTATCGATCAATTATCTGCATTGTATCTGCCATTAGTTTTtccatcttttttcaaaaatgagTTAAAGTTATACAAATTTAGTACTGCACTATCATTTTTGGAAGATTCTGAGATCTACGAATGCTCCTTAGAAATTCCCAATGACGTTGAAGTCTTTGCATCCGTGGTTATTCCAACggataatgaagaagctTCATCTGCGTACAGGAATATGGAACTCGCACTGACCCAAATCAAAAAGCAGAAAGCCGAGTCTGGTAGAAGAATTGCTCTAATCAAAGCAGTCCTACCACCCAATGTGAACAAAGGTTCACTGTACATACATTCAGGTGTAAGAGGTACGCAAACGAGTATTGCCAATATCCATCCACTGTCCATGATGGTCCCATTAACACATAAGGGAAGTAACATGAAATACGAATTTGTGATCAAGATACCCTCAGAAAGCATTCAGAAGATTGAGCTATACATTGTCGAGCCACAGAGTAGATATCTATTTGTTGGTAATGAGTACTCATTCGAAGTTATTCAAAGTCCCTCCGATGGTATTGTATACAGCAGTGATGAAGGGCCGAACCAAAATAGGAAACAACCAATGGCAATAAAATCACCCTCAGGAAGAGTTCATGAGCTAGTCAAGAGCGATCCCCACTTTCCTTATGGTACCTGGAAAGGAAGCATTAAAATCAAAGAGCCCGGCGTCTGGAGCGCTTTAGTGATCGCTGACTCTGGTATTGGGTGGTCCGTTTTTGCTGAATGGTTGTGCGTATAA